A genomic segment from Malus domestica chromosome 05, GDT2T_hap1 encodes:
- the LOC103436567 gene encoding rDNA transcriptional regulator pol5 → MGSKKRSSTSMEAAADAVADDGGFSNLKKSKKGKTKQETTEASAPSSSTAPTAVKPMERQKKRKALDKVRRLHTEETKPKEPKTMEVPASSSTSGVLPEFHVGVFKDLSSADGSVREAAAEALAMELVAVQRAYDGLENKELVEGGVKLDAEKDDGLNDCAPSLRYAVRRLIRGVSSSRECARQGFALGLSILVSTIPSIKVNSLLKLIVDFLEVSSSMKGQEQRDHLLGRLFAYGAIARSGRLAEEWVSDRNTPLIKEFTSPLIALASKKRYLQEPVVSVIVDLIEKLHSEALLNHILEAPGLNEWFEGAIQIGNPDALLLALKIREKTLIESSSFGNLLPVPFSPDKLFSADHLSSLANCLKESTFCQPRVHNVWPVLVNMLLPDRVLQAEDAISVSNSLKRPKKNRKSSSSDEEIAKNFQCFCEVIIEGSLLTSSHDRKHLAFDVLLLLLPKLPASFISITLSYKIVQCMIDILSTKDSWLYKVVQHFLKTLTVWVGDDDVRRVSVIVALQKHSNGKFDGITRTKTVKDLMSDFRTESGCMLFIQNLLNMFLDEKHTTEEPSDQSQTTDDNSDIGSVEDKDSVGTMGNSDFLKTWIVESLPSILKNLKLDPEAKFRVQKGILKFLAVQGLFTASLGSEVTSLELQETFRWPKTAVSSALCRMCIEQLQLLFANSQKGEGSGPLLNCVEQSDLGSYFMRFLSTLCSIPSVSYFRPLETEEENTLKKLQAMETSLSKEERNCQLTSDANRLHALRYLLIQLLLQMLLRPKEYLEAVSELMICCKKAFPVADLLDSPGEDDLDYEGAPAMMDVLVDTLLSLLPQSSAPMRTAIEQVFKCFCDDITDDGLLRMLRVIRKNLKPARHQDADSDDIFDDEEDDEDFLNIEEDEGIDKAETGETGDSDEQPDDSEADSEAADAVEAVGKENPEASDDSDGGMDDDAMFRMDTYLTQIFKERKNLAGGDTAHHQLMLFKLRVLSLLEIYLHENPGKPQVLLVYSNLARAFIEPPSAESSEQLGQRVWGIMQKKIFKAKDYPKGEDVQLSTLESLLQKNLKLASKPIKRKKSATNLSKKKQSASWNRHKMITSLAQSSTFWILKIVEARNFPESELQRIFDIFQGVLVEYFNSKKSQIKSGFLKEIFRRRPWVGHHLFGFLLEKCGTSKSDFRRVEALDLVSEILKSLGSTDGSSQEALKNIMKSHLPKLCRLIEQLLTNISEKQSRQAEARKFCSRILQMITTLKLTKSFLKKLSPDAHAKCESQPSAQFIKMKTVPHE, encoded by the exons ATGGGCAGTAAAAAGAGAAGCTCCACTTCCATGGAAGCTGCGGCTGATGCCGTCGCTGACGACGGCGGCTTCAGTAATCTGAAGAAATCGAAGAAGGGCAAAACAAAGCAGGAGACAACAGAAGCTTCTGCCCCTTCTTCTTCTACCGCTCCCACAGCCGTCAAACCCATGGAgagacaaaagaaaagaaaagcttTGGACAAAGTGAGGCGCCTCCACACTGAGGAGACCAAACCCAAAGAACCCAAAACAATGGAGGTGCCCGCTTCGTCCTCGACGAGTGGGGTTCTTCCAGAGTTCCATGTCGGTGTGTTTAAGGACTTGTCTTCGGCTGATGGGTCTGTTAGAGAAGCCGCGGCGGAGGCTTTGGCTATGGAGTTAGTGGCTGTGCAGAGAGCTTATGATGGGCTTGAGAATAAGGAGTTGGTTGAGGGTGGAGTGAAGTTGGATGCCGAGAAGGATGATGGGTTGAATGATTGTGCGCCTTCCTTGAGATATGCTGTGCGGAGACTCATTCGCGGCGTTTCTTCATCAAGAGAG TGTGCAAGACAAGGGTTTGCATTAGGTTTAAGTATTTTAGTAAGTACGATCCCCAGCATCAAGGTGAACTCATTGTTGAAACTTATTGTTGATTTCTTAGAGGtctcttcatcaatgaagggtcAG GAACAAAGGGATCATCTTTTGGGTCGCTTATTTGCTTATGGTGCTATTGCCCGATCAGGAAGACTAGCTGAGGAGTGGGTTTCTGATAGAAATACTCCTCTCATAAAGGAATTCACTAGTCCTCTCATTGCCCTTGCATCAAAGAAACGATACTTGCAAGAGCCTGTTGTTTCGGTTATTGTAGACTTGATCGAGAAG TTGCACTCAGAAGCTTTGCTGAATCACATTCTAGAGGCCCCAGGACTTAATGAGTGGTTTGAAGGAGCTATTCAAATTGGAAATCCTGATGCATTGCTTCTGGCTCTGAAAATCAGAGAAAAAACTCTTATtgaaagttcaagttttgggaACCTTTTGCCAGTTCCATTCAGCCCTGACAAACTGTTTTCTGCTGACCATCTGTCTTCTCTTGCTAACTGCTTGAAG GAATCCACCTTTTGTCAGCCTCGTGTTCACAATGTGTGGCCTGTTCTGGTAAACATGCTTTTACCTGATAGAGTTTTGCAGGCTGAAGATGCAATTTCTGTTTCAAATTCCTTGAAAAGGCCCAAAAAGAATCGCAAGTCTAGCTCTTCTGATGAAGAAATTGCAAAGAACTTCCAGTGTTTCTGTGAGGTTATCATTGAGGGATCGCTTCTAACATCATCTCATGACCGCAAACACTTGGCCTTCGAtgttctgcttcttcttctaccAAAGTTGCCTGCATCTTTTATTTCGATTACTCTGTCATACAAGATTGTTCAGTGCATGATTGATATACTTTCTACAAAGGATTCTTGGCTTTATAAAGTTGTGCAACATTTTCTTAAAACTTTAACTGTTTGGGTTGGGGATGATGACGTGAGAAGGGTTTCTGTCATTGTGGCTCTACAGAAACATAGCAACGGAAAATTTGATGGCATTACACGAACAAAAACAGTTAAGGATTTGATGTCAGATTTCAGAACAGAATCTGGTTGCATGCTGTTCATTCAGAACCTGTTGAACATGTTTCTGGATGAAAAACATACTACTGAGGAGCCTTCAGATCAGAGTCAAACGACAGATGACAATTCAGATATAGGTTCTGTTGAAGACAAGGATTCTGTTGGAACCATGGGAAATTCtgattttttgaaaacatggatTGTGGAATCCCTCCCCAGTATATTGAAAAATTTGAAACTGGATCCTGAAGCAAAATTTAGGGTCCAAAAAGGAATTTTGAAGTTTCTAGCAGTTCAGGGTTTGTTCACCGCATCTCTTGGGTCTGAAGTAACATCCCTTGAATTACAAGAGACATTTAGGTGGCCAAAAACTGCCGTCTCAAGTGCCCTTTGCAGGATGTGTATTGAGCAGCTCCAGTTACTGTTTGCAAACTCTCAGAAAGGAGAGGGGTCAGGTCCCTTGCTAAATTGCGTAGAGCAAAGTGACCTTGGCTCATACTTTATGCGGTTCCTTAGCACTTTGTGCAGTATTCCTTCCGTCTCATATTTTCGGCCTTTGGAAACCGAGGAAGaaaacactttgaaaaaattgCAAGCAATGGAAACTTCACTCTCAAAAGAG GAAAGGAATTGTCAGCTTACTAGTGATGCAAATAGGTTGCATGCACTAAGATACTTACTCATCCAGCTGCTTTTGCAAATGCTCCTTCGACCAAAGGAATACTTAGAAGCAGTCTCTGAGCTTATGATATGTTGTAAGAAAGCTTTTCCTGTTGCTGATCTTCTTGATTCCCCTGGAGAAGATGACTTGGATTATGAGGGTGCACCTGCCATGATGGATGTTCTTGTGGATACATTGCTTTCTTTGCTGCCACAGTCATCAGCTCCCATGCGAACTGCAATCGAGCAG GTTTTTAAATGCTTCTGTGATGATATCACGGATGATGGTCTGTTGCGGATGTTGAGGGTCATCAGGAAGAATTTGAAACCTGCTAGACATCAAGATGCTGATAGTGACGACATTTTTGacgatgaagaagatgatgaagatttTCTTAACATTGAAGAAGATGAGGGAATTGATAAGGCTGAGACAGGTGAAACAGGTGACAGTGATGAGCAGCCAGATGACTCTGAGGCCGACTCTGAGGCTGCTGATGCAGTTGAGGCAGTTGGCAAAGAAAATCCTGAAGCTTCTGATGATTCTGATGGAGGAATGGATGATGATGCAATGTTTCGAATGGATACTTACCTTACCCAGATCTTCAAAGAGCGAAAGAATCTAGCTGGGGGTGACACTGCACATCACCAACTCATGCTGTTTAAGCTTCGTGTTCTTTCATTGCTAGAAATTTACCTACATGAAAATCCAG GCAAGCCGCAGGTTTTGTTGGTGTACTCAAACTTAGCTCGGGCATTTATTGAACCACCCAGTGCAGAAAGTAGTGAGCAGCTAGGACAGCGTGTATGGGGGATaatgcaaaagaaaatttttAAAGCAAAGGACTATCCGAAGGGTGAAGATGTGCAATTATCTACTTTAGAATCTTTGCTGCAAAAGAATCTGAAGTTGGCCTCAAAACCTATTAAGAGAAAGAAATCGGCAACCAACCTGTCCAAGAAGAAACAGTCAGCTTCATGGAACCGACACAAAATGATTACTAGCCTTGCACAGAGCTCCACTTTCTGGATTCTGAAGATCGTTGAAGCAAGAAATTTTCCGGAGTCTGAGCTGCAGAGGATTTTTGATATTTTCCAGGGAGTTCTAGTGGAGTATTTCAATagtaaaaaatctcaaatcaaATCTGGATTTTTGAAAGAAATATTTAGAAGAAGGCCATGGGTAGGGCACCATCTGTTTGGCTTCCTGTTGGAGAAATGTGGCACTTCAAAGTCAGATTTTCGGCGAGTAGAAGCACTTGATTTGGTGAGTGAAATATTGAAGTCCCTGGGCTCCACTGATGGAAGTAGCCAGGAAGCGCTGAAGAATATCATGAAAAGCCATCTGCCGAAACTCTGTCGTCTGATAGAACAATTGCTGACAAATATATCAGAAAAACAGTCAAGGCAGGCTGAAGCGCGGAAGTTTTGTAGCAGGATCCTTCAGATGATAACAACCCTTAAGCTGACAAAGTCTTTCCTTAAAAAATTATCCCCAGATGCTCATGCCAAGTGTGAATCGCAACCCAGtgcacaatttattaaaatgaaGACGGTACCACATGAGTGA
- the LOC103436572 gene encoding DNA-directed RNA polymerase subunit 10-like protein, whose translation MIIPVRCFTCGKVIGNKWDTYLDLLQADYTEGDALDALGLVRYCCRRMLMTHVDLIEKLLNYNTLEKSDAS comes from the exons ATGATCATCCCAGTGCGCTGTTTCACCTGCGGCAAG GTTATCGGAAACAAGTGGGATACGTATCTAGACCTGCTGCAGGCCGATTACACTGAAGG AGATGCACTTGATGCATTGGGTCTGGTCCGCTACTGTTGCCGGCGTATGCTTATGACTCATGTTGATCTTATCGAGAAGCTTCTCAACTACAATA CTTTGGAGAAGTCTGATGCCAGTTGA
- the LOC103436570 gene encoding transcription factor GTE7-like, with translation MASAVLANRNEPNWPQQPRGGGAGAGGGFMGKVPFSSSNTHRNPNPKKRQFQAHHSDFNDESPAVTQTASDDASSINHHRRSNTNDVNPVQSQYVSFNIASYSRKELVELKNRLLSELDQIRVLKNQIEAGDFNPKSAHKKPIGNKKMAGSKRSLPIAHGKESSSNSKRSHLENGDSMKNCGQVLFKLMKQKYAWIFNRPVDVVTLGLHDYYDIIKKPMDLGTVKTNLAKGLYSTPSDFSADVRLTFENAMRYNPQGHEVYNYANQLRSRFEELFQPLIDKHGDEFRSEKGSDEELQASSWNHVEPERVSRREAPVRIEKKPEPVRPPPVQSSPVPAPVSSSNPLSNPALAQSSPVRTNSQLKGSGVKPLKQPKPKAKDPNKRDMSMEEKQKLGIGLQSLPQEKMEQVVQIIRKRNGHLKQDGDEIELDIEAVDTETLWELDRLVTNWKKMVSKIKRQALMGNTNSNSNSNIASNRGHGDQPASEKVEVAATAEPKRSKKGEAGDEDVDIGDDMPMSSFPPVEIEKDVGGHASSDSSSSSGSSSSGSSSSSDSDSGTSSGSDSDDDNAQS, from the exons ATGGCGTCCGCCGTCTTAGCGAACCGGAACGAACCCAATTGGCCGCAGCAACCCAGAGGTGGAGGAGCCGGAGCCGGAGGAGGATTCATGGGGAAAGTtcccttttcttcttcaaacactcaccgtaaccctaaccctaaaaagCGACAATTCCAAGCTCATCATTCCGATTTTAACGATGAGTCGCCGGCCGTCACTCAGACTGCATCAGACGACGCTTCGTCGATCAACCACCATCGGCGATCGAACACAAACGACGTCAATCCCGTTCAGTCCCAATACGTCAGCTTCAACATCGCGAGCTATTCGAGAAAAGAGCTGGTTGAGCTCAAGAACCGCCTCCTCTCTGAGCTCGACCAGATTCGCGTCCTCAAGAATCAAATTGAAGCCGGCGACTTCAACCCTAAGTCGGCTCACAAGAAGCCGATTGGCAATAAGAAGATGGCTGGGTCGAAACGGTCCTTACCGATCGCTCACGGCAAGGAATCGAGTTCTAATTCCAAGAGGTCGCATTTGGAAAACGGGGATTCGATGAAGAATTGTGGGCAGGTTTTATTCAAGCTGATGAAGCAGAAGTACGCCTGGATCTTCAACAGGCCGGTTGATGTGGTTACGTTGGGCCTTCATGATTACTACGACATCATCAAGAAGCCGATGGATCTCGGCACTGTCAAAACCAATCTTGCCAAGGGTCTCTATTCAACGCCTTCTGATTTCTCAGCTGATGTACGATTGACTTTCGAGAATGCCATGCGGTACAATCCCCAAGGCCACGAGGTGTATAATTATGCCAATCAGCTTCGTTCGAGGTTTGAGGAGTTGTTTCAGCCTCTGATTGACAAACATGGAGATGAATTCCGGTCCGAAAAGGGTTCTGATGAGGAATTGCAGGCGAGTTCCTGGAACCATGTTGAGCCCGAGAGGGTTTCAAGGAGGGAGGCGCCTGTTCGGATCGAGAAGAAACCTGAGCCAGTTCGGCCTCCGCCAGTCCAATCATCTCCCGTTCCAGCTCCTGTGAGCTCATCAAACCCGTTGTCAAATCCAGCATTGGCGCAATCTTCTCCTGTGAGGACGAACTCACAGTTGAAGGGGTCTGGAGTGAAGCCATTGAAGCAGCCGAAGCCAAAGGCGAAGGACCCAAACAAGAGGGATATGAGTATGGAGGAGAAGCAAAAGTTGGGAATTGGGTTGCAGAGTTTGCCTCAGGAGAAGATGGAGCAGGTTGTGCAGATTATAAGGAAGAGGAATGGGCATTTGAAGCAGGATGGGGATGAGATTGAGCTTGACATTGAGGCCGTCGATACGGAGACCCTTTGGGAGCTTGATCGGCTTGTGACGAATTGGAAGAAGATGGTTAGCAAGATAAAGCGGCAAGCATTGATGGGCAACACCAACAGCAACAGCAATAGCAACATTGCTTCAAACAGAGGCCACGGG GATCAACCTGCGAGTGAGAAAGTTGAAGTAGCAGCAACAGCAGAGCCAAAGAGGTCGAAAAAAGGCGAAGCAGGAGATGAAGATGTGGACATTGGCGATGACATGCCAATGAGCAGCTTCCCACCAGTGGAGATTGAGAAAGATGTAGGTGGCCATGCTAGCAGTGACAGTTCAAGCAGCTCTGGTAGTTCGAGCAGTGGCTCCTCCTCATCAAGCG ATTCAGATTCTGGTACTTCTTCAGGGAGTGACTCAGATGACGATAACGCTCAATCCTAG